The Haloplanus sp. GDY1 genomic sequence AGAAGGAGGGCGGAACCGGCCAGTACACCGTCCTCGCGAACCGGATCGAGAACGCGGTCTCCCAGTATCGCTCCCAGCGCGAACTCGAAGCCAGTCAGCAGCGCCTCTCCCTGTTCATCGAGCAGTCACCGCTCGGCGTCATCGAGTACGACAGCGACTTCGAGATCGTCCGGCTGAACGAGGCCGGCGAGGAGATACTCGGCTACGCCGAGGCGGAACTGCGGGGGGAGACCTGGGAGAAAATCGTCGCCGAGGACAGTTACGACGACGTCGACGAGGTGACGTCGGCGCTGGCGCGCGGGGAGGGCGGCTACCACAGCATCGACGAGAACGTCCGGGCGGACGGCGAACACATCCTCTGTGAGTGGCACAACCGCGTCGTCACCGACGAGAACGACGACGTGGTCGCGGTCTTCTCGCAGTTTCAGGACGTCACCGACCGCGAGGAGCGACAGCGACGGATCGAGGCGCTCCACGAGGCGACGCGCGAACTGATGACGGCGTCGACCTGCGAGGCGGTCGCCGAGCGCGCCGTCGAGACGGCCCGGGAGGTCCTCGACCTCCGGATCAACAGCGTCTACCTGTACGACGGCGACGCCGACGTCCTCGAACCCGCGGCGATCACCGACGAGGCGGTCGAACTGATCGGCGAACCGCCGACGTACGAGGCCGGCGAGAGCCTGTCCTGGGAGGCGTTCCACTCGGGTGAGGTCCGCGTCTTCGAGGACGTGTCCACCGAGCCCGGCCGGTACAACGCCGATACGGTCTTCGGCTCGGAGATCATCCTGCCGCTCGGCGACCACGGCGTGATGTACGTCGCCGCGACCGAGGTCGGTGCGTTCGACGAGGCCGACGTCACGCTCGCCCGGATGCTCGCCGCCAACACCGAGACCGCTCTCTCCCGCATCGAGCGCGAGCGGACGCTCCGCGAGAGCCAGCACCGGTATCGGACGCTGGTCGAGAACTTCCCCAACGGCGCGGTGTTCCTCTTCGACGCGGACCTCGAGTACGTCCTCGCCGGCGGGGAGGGCCTCTCGGCGGTGGGCCTGTCGTCCGCGGACGTCGAGGGAGCCACGCCCCACGACCTGTTTCCCGAGGACGTCGCGGACGACCTCGCTCACCACTACCGTGAGGCGCTGGCCGGGCGCTCGAACACCTTCGAACAGGAGTATCGGGGGGAGCGATACCGGATCCGGACCCTGCCGGTCCGCGACGACGGGGAGGCCGCCTCGGGCATCGCCGTCTCCCAACGGATCACCGAGCGCAAGGAGCGCGAACGCGAGTTGCGACGCTACATGCGGATTGTGAACACGATGCAGGAAGCCGCCTGCATCTACGACGAGGACGGCCGGTTCGCGGTCGTCAACGAGTACCTCGCGGAGTTCTACGACACGACCCCCGAGGAACTGGAGGGGGAGCGAAGCGCACTGATCCCGAAGATACGGGCGGCGGCCGACGGCGACCCCTACCGGGAACTCCCCGACGGCGACCGGGAGGAGATCCGCGGGGAAGTGTCGGGCGAGTTCCCGGGCGTTGGTGAGGAGGTCGTCGCCTACCGGCTGACGCCCCTCGTGGTCGATGGGGCGGTCGAGGCGGTCGTCGGCGTCGCCCACGAGGTCACCGAGAAGAAAGAGCGGATGCGGGAACTCGAACGGCGCACCGAGGAACTGGAGGCGCTGAACCGCCGGCTCCAGGAGCAGTATCGCTACCTCTTCGAGGAGGCGCCGATCATGGGCGTCGTCACCCGGGCGGAGGACGGCCGGCCCGTCATCGAGGACTGCAACCGCCGGTTCGCCGAGACGGTCGGCCACGAGAAGCAGGCCCTCCTCGGACGGGAACTCGCCGCGTTCTACACCGCCGACTCCGAACGCGAGTTGCTCGATCAGGGCGGGTACGACCGCGCGCTGACCGGGGAGTTCGTGCGCGAGAGCCGAACACTGGTCACCGCCGACGGCGAGACGGTCGAGACGCTGTTGCGGGCCGTCCCCCGGACGGACGTCACCGACGACGTCATCGGAACCTTCGCGTTCTACGTGGACGTGAGCGAG encodes the following:
- a CDS encoding PAS domain S-box protein, which codes for MSTEPGAIRVLHVDDSSDFAELTASFLEREDDRFDVETATTSDAALARLEETSFDCIVSDYDMPERNGIEFLGAVREEYADLPFILFTGKGSEEVASDAISAGVTDYLQKEGGTGQYTVLANRIENAVSQYRSQRELEASQQRLSLFIEQSPLGVIEYDSDFEIVRLNEAGEEILGYAEAELRGETWEKIVAEDSYDDVDEVTSALARGEGGYHSIDENVRADGEHILCEWHNRVVTDENDDVVAVFSQFQDVTDREERQRRIEALHEATRELMTASTCEAVAERAVETAREVLDLRINSVYLYDGDADVLEPAAITDEAVELIGEPPTYEAGESLSWEAFHSGEVRVFEDVSTEPGRYNADTVFGSEIILPLGDHGVMYVAATEVGAFDEADVTLARMLAANTETALSRIERERTLRESQHRYRTLVENFPNGAVFLFDADLEYVLAGGEGLSAVGLSSADVEGATPHDLFPEDVADDLAHHYREALAGRSNTFEQEYRGERYRIRTLPVRDDGEAASGIAVSQRITERKERERELRRYMRIVNTMQEAACIYDEDGRFAVVNEYLAEFYDTTPEELEGERSALIPKIRAAADGDPYRELPDGDREEIRGEVSGEFPGVGEEVVAYRLTPLVVDGAVEAVVGVAHEVTEKKERMRELERRTEELEALNRRLQEQYRYLFEEAPIMGVVTRAEDGRPVIEDCNRRFAETVGHEKQALLGRELAAFYTADSERELLDQGGYDRALTGEFVRESRTLVTADGETVETLLRAVPRTDVTDDVIGTFAFYVDVSERKELEREKERLDEFTSIVSHDLRSPLNVAKGQAELARETGDFDHLDAVIRAHERMESLIDDLLTLARSGQHIDDVESVPVGDLAENCWLNTETNGATLDVRTERTVRADRSRLQQLLENLLRNAVEHGSTSNQQNADDAVEHSSTSNQQNAGDAVEHSSTSNQQNAGDAVEHGSTDTDDDVTVTVGALDGDGFYVADDGPGIPEDEREDVFDAGHTTSTDGTGFGLSIVEQVVEAHGWTIEVTESAAGGARFEITGVDFVDG